The Acidobacteriota bacterium sequence ATTCACATTCCCGTGGCGGTGAAGCTGGGGCCGTTTTTCAGCAGCTTCGCCAACATGGCCAACAAATTGGACGAAGCGGGCGCAGATGCGCTGGTGCTGTTCAACCGGTTTTATCAGCCGGATTTCGATCTGGAAGCATTGGAAGTCCGAACAAATGTATTGTTCAGCCGCTCTTCATCCATACGCCTGCCGCTGCGCTGGATAGCGATTTTGTATGGACGAATTCGCGCGCAACTGGCGGCGACCAGCGGCGTGCATTCGGCCATTGATGCCCTGAAGCTGTTGATGGCCGGAGCGAATGTGACAATGTTGTGTTCAGTGTTGTATGAACGCGGATTGCCGCAAATCGGGTTGATCGAACGCGCAATGTTGGAATGGATGGAAAAGCATGAATATGTTTCCGTGGCGCAAATGCGCGGCAGTCTGAGCCAATTGCATTGCGCCGACCCGACCGCTTACGAACGCGCGCTGTACGTTCAGGCAGTGCACAACTACCAGCCGCACTAAACCGGTTTGCCGGCTTGCCGTTGAAGCATTCGAAAATAATATCCGCGTAATTTCAGCAACTCGCCATGCGTGCCTTGTTCGACCAGCTTGCCGCGTCGCAAGACCAGAATCTGGTCGAAATCTTCAAACGAAGTCAGGTGGTGGGCGATGACCAGCGTGGTTTTTCCCTGACGCAATTGATCCAGCGCCGCGTGAATCAGCGCGGCGGATTCTGCATCCACTGCGGAAGTCGGTTCATCCAGAATCAGCACCGATGGATTTTTGATGATGGCGCGCGCCAGGCAAATGCGTTGGCGCTGTCCGCCGGAAAGCGTGCTGCCGCGTTCGCCAATGATGGTGTCGTACCCATCTGGCAGAGCGGTGATGAACTCGTGAGCATACGCTTCTCGCGCGGCGGTTTCGATCTCCGACATCGTCGCGTTCGGCTTGCCGTAGGCGATGTTTTCGCGAATTGACGCTCCAAACAGCAGGGCGTCCTGCAACACGGTTCCGATTTCGTTTCGCAAGGTTTCGCGCCGGTAAGCTTCGATGTTGACGCCATCCAGCCGGATTGCCCCTTGCGTCGCGTGATAAAAGCGCAGAATCAAATTGGCGATGGTGGATTTGCCCGAACCCGATGAACCGACCAGCGCGATTCTTTGCCCGGGATCAATTCTAAAACTGACATCCTGCAACACGTCTTTGCCGTCGCCGTAATCAAACCAAACGCGGTCAAATTCAATCGCGCCTTTCAGGCGAACGGCTACCGGGGAGGGCGATTCGTTCCAACGTTCCGGTTCTGTGTCCAGAATTTCGCCGATGCGTTGCAGGCTGACCACCGCGCGCGATAACCGCGTCGAAGCTTTCGCCAGGTTGCGCAACGGTTTATACATATCGTTCAGATACGAAATGAACACCAGTAGCGCGCCGGGCGTCAGCCGTCCGTGAATGACGGAAAGTGAGCCGTACATCACCGTGCCCCACAATCCAGCCGCTTTCAGCAGTTCGACAGAGCGCGTTGCGGCAGCCGCCATCCGTTCGGTTTTCAACCCTTCGGCCAGGGCCTGACTGCTTTCCTGTTCAAAACGTTCCTGTTCGTATCGTTCGCGCCCGTAGGCTTTGACCAGTCGCACAGAACCCAGCACTTCGCCCAATCGGGCGGCCAGACGGCCTTCGCGCTGGCGCTGCAACCGCGTGGTGATTTTGATTTGCCGATAAATTCGCGCCAGAGCGAAAAACAGCAACGGGAATGTCGCCAATGCGATCAGGCTCAATCGCCAATCCAGCATCAACAAAATGATCATCATCGAACCGACCGTCAGGACCTGTGATAAGGAAAGCAGTACGCCTTCGACAAATCCATCCTTGAAGGCTTCGGTTTCGCCTGTGACTTTGGCCAGCAATTCGCCGGTGCGCGAGCGGTTGTGGTACGACAACGAAAGTTGTTGCAGATGGGCAAACAATTCACAACGCAACGAATACACCATCCGCTGGCCGATGTAAGACGTCAGAAATTGCTGGCCATAGGCGAAGATGCTGCTGAAAAGCGCGATGAGAATGATGCCGGATGACAACACAACAACCGCAGAGGTTTTGCTTCCTTGCAGAACCGTATTCAGCCAACTCAAGTTGACCGGAGCAGGCTTTCCCAACAGGATATGATCGAAAATCAGCTTCAACGGCCAGGGCGCCAGCAACTCCGTGACCGTCAATCCGCCCAGGCAAAGGAGCGTAATCGCGATGCGTCCGCGCATTTGCCAAAGCATGTCGCGTAGCAACGCTCGAAAATCCGCATGTTTTTCCAGTGCGTTTTGCATCAACGATTTGAACGTAACAAGCTCTGAAAGGTGTGGCGCTGGACAATTGAAAACTGATTGAGCAATTGCAGAAATTCATCAAGCCAGGCGAAGGCCGCATCGTTCATTACCTTGTGGTGCAACATCATGCCAATGCGAGCCTGGCTGTTGATTTGCTGTGTCAGTTCGGCAGCCAATTCTTCCGGCGAACGAAACGCCGCGCCACCTTTCCAGCGAATGATGTCAAAACTAACGGGAAGTTCCGTAAACTGGCAGTTCACGAATGGCGGTTGCCCGGCGTCACGCGACAGCACACGAAACCTAAGTTGATCCAGCGCTGTTACTGTCGCCGCAGTGCAACAATTCCAGGGCGGCACAAATGCCGGAAACCAATTTTGCCCAAACGCTTTGGCCATTTTTGATTGGCCCGCGGCAATGTCCGCCAGTTGTT is a genomic window containing:
- a CDS encoding dihydroorotate dehydrogenase-like protein, whose translation is MSLQTNYLGMTLRTPLVVSASPLSQNLDNVKRMAEAGASAIVLYSLFEEQLMLERYELHHHMTHGTESFAEALSFFPEPEFLQFGLETYLEHIRRAKQAVDIPIIASMNGTAVGRWTESAKRIAEAGADALELNIYSIPTDPEMTGAEVEQNYLDVVSAVKAAIHIPVAVKLGPFFSSFANMANKLDEAGADALVLFNRFYQPDFDLEALEVRTNVLFSRSSSIRLPLRWIAILYGRIRAQLAATSGVHSAIDALKLLMAGANVTMLCSVLYERGLPQIGLIERAMLEWMEKHEYVSVAQMRGSLSQLHCADPTAYERALYVQAVHNYQPH
- a CDS encoding ABC transporter ATP-binding protein, which encodes MQNALEKHADFRALLRDMLWQMRGRIAITLLCLGGLTVTELLAPWPLKLIFDHILLGKPAPVNLSWLNTVLQGSKTSAVVVLSSGIILIALFSSIFAYGQQFLTSYIGQRMVYSLRCELFAHLQQLSLSYHNRSRTGELLAKVTGETEAFKDGFVEGVLLSLSQVLTVGSMMIILLMLDWRLSLIALATFPLLFFALARIYRQIKITTRLQRQREGRLAARLGEVLGSVRLVKAYGRERYEQERFEQESSQALAEGLKTERMAAAATRSVELLKAAGLWGTVMYGSLSVIHGRLTPGALLVFISYLNDMYKPLRNLAKASTRLSRAVVSLQRIGEILDTEPERWNESPSPVAVRLKGAIEFDRVWFDYGDGKDVLQDVSFRIDPGQRIALVGSSGSGKSTIANLILRFYHATQGAIRLDGVNIEAYRRETLRNEIGTVLQDALLFGASIRENIAYGKPNATMSEIETAAREAYAHEFITALPDGYDTIIGERGSTLSGGQRQRICLARAIIKNPSVLILDEPTSAVDAESAALIHAALDQLRQGKTTLVIAHHLTSFEDFDQILVLRRGKLVEQGTHGELLKLRGYYFRMLQRQAGKPV